A DNA window from Pseudomonas wuhanensis contains the following coding sequences:
- the urtD gene encoding urea ABC transporter ATP-binding protein UrtD, with amino-acid sequence MRTTATAEFMLEPAFFPPLEPNRDAGSSRDAIGLGQSAGKGLNTRHGTILTLEDISVSFDGFKALNDLNLYIGVGELRCIIGPNGAGKTTLMDVITGKTRPSHGKAWFGETLDLTQMSEVQIAQAGIGRKFQKPTVFEALSVFENLELAQKTDKSVWASLRARLSGEQEDRISEVLETIRLTASVNRPAGLLSHGQKQFLEIGMLLMQDPQLLLLDEPVAGMTDAETEFTAELFKRLAGQHSLMVVEHDMGFVGSIADHVTVLHQGSVLAEGSLEQVQDNERVIEVYLGR; translated from the coding sequence ATGAGAACCACTGCAACGGCTGAATTCATGCTCGAACCGGCCTTTTTTCCGCCCCTGGAGCCCAACCGGGACGCCGGCAGCAGCCGCGATGCCATCGGCCTCGGCCAGAGCGCCGGCAAAGGTCTGAACACCCGACACGGCACCATCCTGACCCTGGAAGACATCAGCGTCAGCTTCGATGGCTTCAAGGCGCTCAACGATCTGAACTTGTACATCGGCGTCGGCGAATTGCGCTGCATCATCGGCCCCAACGGCGCGGGCAAGACCACGCTGATGGACGTGATCACCGGTAAGACTCGCCCCAGTCACGGCAAGGCCTGGTTCGGCGAAACCCTCGATCTGACGCAAATGAGCGAAGTGCAGATTGCCCAGGCCGGCATCGGTCGCAAGTTCCAGAAGCCGACGGTGTTCGAAGCCTTGAGCGTGTTCGAAAACCTGGAGCTGGCGCAGAAGACCGACAAGTCGGTATGGGCCAGTCTGCGGGCTCGTCTCAGTGGCGAGCAGGAAGATCGCATCAGCGAAGTGCTGGAAACCATTCGCCTGACCGCCTCGGTCAATCGCCCGGCGGGTTTGTTGTCCCACGGTCAGAAGCAGTTTCTGGAAATCGGCATGTTGCTGATGCAAGACCCGCAGCTGCTGCTGCTCGACGAGCCGGTGGCGGGCATGACCGACGCCGAAACCGAATTCACCGCCGAGCTGTTCAAGCGCCTGGCCGGCCAGCATTCACTGATGGTGGTGGAACACGACATGGGCTTCGTCGGCTCGATCGCCGACCACGTCACTGTATTGCACCAAGGCAGCGTGCTGGCCGAAGGGTCGCTGGAACAGGTGCAGGACAATGAGCGGGTGATCGAGGTGTACCTCGGTCGCTAG